From the genome of Streptomyces sp. NBC_01317, one region includes:
- a CDS encoding ABC transporter substrate-binding protein → MKIPRRRSALVGAATVLALVGVLSGCGDNGSDTAAGSASGGKGGGGKITIGVPGIPPIFLNTVMYVGEKQGFFKDRGLDVTLRPLTTGADVGRAVQSGEIQGGIIGTPGAVALRASGGSIVSVMGFPKPTYLLASTDPGVTTCEAVKGKTVAVDAVGAPKALALASMLDSCGLGPKDVSTINVGGPPTVDALVAGQVKVAVLHPDELATVREKIKPGTKVDEIMTLAGVDPLEHYTVLVTSKKALDGPAREQWVNVVAAVRESIAYMNDPAHIKQVAAVASGVTKAPESVTEAALPTFLSLGVWPKSGDGLDRKAIEHTIEGAVAAGNVPQQKAPTYDELADPSVFADATGK, encoded by the coding sequence ATGAAGATTCCGCGGCGCAGGTCCGCCCTGGTCGGGGCGGCCACCGTCCTCGCCCTCGTCGGTGTCCTCTCCGGTTGTGGCGACAACGGCTCGGACACGGCCGCCGGTTCCGCGTCGGGCGGTAAGGGCGGCGGCGGCAAGATAACCATCGGGGTGCCGGGCATCCCGCCCATCTTCCTCAACACCGTGATGTACGTGGGCGAGAAGCAGGGCTTCTTCAAGGACCGGGGCCTCGACGTGACCCTGCGCCCGCTGACCACGGGCGCGGACGTCGGCCGCGCGGTCCAGAGCGGTGAGATCCAGGGCGGCATCATCGGTACGCCCGGCGCCGTCGCCCTGCGCGCCTCCGGCGGTTCGATCGTCTCCGTGATGGGCTTCCCCAAGCCGACCTACCTCCTGGCCAGCACCGACCCGGGGGTCACCACCTGCGAGGCGGTCAAGGGCAAGACGGTCGCGGTGGACGCGGTCGGCGCGCCGAAGGCTCTCGCCCTGGCCAGCATGCTCGACAGCTGCGGACTCGGCCCGAAGGACGTCAGCACGATCAACGTGGGCGGGCCGCCCACGGTCGACGCGCTGGTGGCCGGCCAGGTCAAGGTCGCCGTACTGCACCCGGACGAACTCGCCACCGTACGGGAGAAGATCAAGCCCGGCACCAAGGTCGACGAGATCATGACGCTGGCCGGCGTCGACCCCTTGGAGCACTACACCGTGCTCGTCACCTCCAAGAAGGCACTGGACGGGCCGGCCCGTGAGCAGTGGGTCAACGTGGTCGCCGCGGTACGGGAGTCCATCGCCTACATGAACGACCCGGCCCACATCAAGCAGGTCGCGGCCGTGGCCTCCGGGGTCACCAAGGCCCCCGAGAGCGTCACGGAAGCGGCACTGCCGACGTTCCTCTCGCTCGGTGTCTGGCCGAAGTCGGGTGACGGCCTGGACCGCAAGGCCATCGAGCACACGATCGAGGGCGCGGTCGCCGCGGGCAACGTACCCCAGCAGAAAGCGCCCACGTACGACGAGCTGGCGGACCCGTCGGTGTTCGCCGACGCGACGGGCAAGTGA
- a CDS encoding ABC transporter permease translates to MGTPPPPDTTTGTGTKTSGVRPGARAARRLIPLAVSAAGLVVGLGLWQWAGVRDPVLFATPGRSLSALATLTEDGSLPSALLSSGRLLVVGLALAIVAGVGAGLLLSRARLLRGSTDWLLFALQSVPIVALAPLILSAFGFGLPAKTLVVFLTAVFPILVNTAEGAHRVPTTLLEVARTFRSSEWRIWKDVLLPHTVPYAMTGVRQGIAMAFVGTLAAEFFLNASGVGGLLLAASTRFDSATVLGLTLLVSVLAVALMGCGRAVEGYFARWREVRP, encoded by the coding sequence ATGGGCACTCCCCCGCCGCCGGACACCACAACGGGCACCGGCACGAAGACTTCGGGGGTACGACCCGGGGCACGCGCCGCCCGCCGTCTGATCCCTCTCGCCGTCTCCGCGGCCGGCCTCGTCGTCGGCCTCGGGCTCTGGCAGTGGGCCGGCGTCCGTGACCCGGTGCTGTTCGCCACCCCCGGCCGCTCGCTCTCGGCGCTGGCCACCCTGACCGAGGACGGCTCGCTCCCGAGCGCGCTGCTCTCGTCGGGGCGGCTGCTCGTCGTCGGCCTCGCGCTGGCGATCGTCGCCGGTGTCGGAGCCGGTCTGCTGCTCTCCCGGGCCCGGCTGCTGCGCGGCAGCACCGACTGGCTGCTGTTCGCGCTCCAGTCCGTCCCGATCGTCGCGCTGGCCCCGCTGATCCTCTCCGCCTTCGGCTTCGGCCTGCCGGCGAAGACCCTGGTCGTGTTCCTGACGGCCGTGTTCCCCATTCTCGTCAACACCGCGGAAGGAGCCCACCGGGTGCCGACCACACTCCTCGAAGTCGCCCGCACGTTCCGCAGCAGCGAGTGGCGGATCTGGAAGGACGTCCTCCTGCCGCACACCGTGCCGTACGCGATGACCGGTGTGCGCCAGGGCATCGCCATGGCCTTCGTCGGCACCCTCGCGGCGGAGTTCTTCCTCAACGCCAGCGGTGTGGGCGGGCTGCTGCTCGCCGCGAGCACCCGCTTCGACTCGGCGACCGTGCTCGGGCTGACCCTGCTCGTGTCGGTGCTCGCCGTCGCCCTGATGGGCTGCGGCCGGGCCGTCGAGGGCTACTTCGCGCGGTGGCGGGAGGTACGCCCATGA
- a CDS encoding ABC transporter permease, whose amino-acid sequence MTTTGITEGPDAKETSEPPVSKGRGRRPGRADRPVGRRADVLGKLAVAALVLVVWEGSVRLWLPDYLPTPTGVAGSAWPTLSSPEFRTALGETLGGVVLGLLLGCVAGTALGLGVGRVPWLRYLISPYVSGLYAMPMLAIVPMATIWLGYSGETRLAVIALSAFLPCVVSTGDGARNVPLQLSELAQMLRLSRTRVVIDVLLPATLPFVIAGVQVAVGRALVGAVAVEFLASLPGLGTFILTNARSFDQDAAFVAVLVLALLGIAARTGTEGALRRFAPWHLHVNR is encoded by the coding sequence ATGACCACCACCGGCATCACGGAGGGCCCGGACGCGAAAGAAACGTCCGAGCCGCCCGTCTCCAAGGGGAGAGGCCGCCGCCCCGGACGCGCGGACCGGCCGGTCGGCCGCCGCGCCGACGTGCTCGGGAAGCTGGCCGTCGCCGCCCTGGTCCTGGTCGTGTGGGAGGGCTCCGTACGGCTGTGGCTGCCCGACTATCTGCCCACGCCCACCGGCGTCGCCGGCTCGGCCTGGCCGACCCTCAGCTCGCCGGAGTTCCGTACCGCACTGGGCGAGACCCTCGGCGGTGTGGTCCTCGGCCTGCTCCTCGGCTGCGTCGCGGGCACCGCCCTCGGCCTCGGTGTCGGGCGCGTGCCGTGGCTGCGGTATCTGATCTCCCCGTACGTCAGCGGCCTGTACGCCATGCCCATGCTCGCGATCGTCCCGATGGCGACGATCTGGCTCGGCTACTCCGGCGAGACCCGGCTGGCCGTCATCGCGCTCTCGGCGTTCCTGCCGTGTGTGGTCAGCACCGGCGACGGCGCCCGTAACGTACCGCTCCAGCTGTCCGAACTCGCCCAGATGCTACGGCTGTCCCGTACGCGCGTGGTGATCGACGTCCTGCTGCCCGCGACCCTGCCGTTTGTCATCGCGGGTGTCCAGGTCGCGGTGGGCCGGGCCCTGGTCGGCGCGGTGGCGGTGGAGTTCCTCGCCAGCCTCCCGGGGCTCGGGACCTTCATCCTCACCAACGCCCGGTCGTTCGACCAGGACGCCGCGTTTGTCGCGGTGCTCGTGCTCGCGCTGCTCGGGATCGCCGCACGCACCGGGACGGAGGGCGCGCTCCGCCGGTTCGCGCCCTGGCATCTGCACGTCAACCGCTGA
- a CDS encoding CocE/NonD family hydrolase produces the protein MPDDGGTQPFRTEITAGMRVEWDVPVTMDDGVVLRADVFRPVTGEPVPVIMTYGPYAKGLPFERGYPSAWEAMARDHPDTVAGTSNTYQNWEVVDPEKWVPHGYACVRIDSRGTGRSPGRVDPFSPRETQDFHDCVEWAGTRDWSNGRVGLNGISYYAINQWQVASRRPPHLAAICPWEGASDFYRDGSYQGGIRSTFWEHWYDMQVKTVQYGVGETGGRNPNTGQLICGDEALTPAELAANRTDLGADIAAHPFYDAYHRERSADWDAIEVPVLSCGNWGGQGLHLRGNVEGFVRAASGAKWLEMHGHAHWPLFYTDYGVDLQRRFFDRYLKDEANGWEDRPAVQLQIRHVDATFTPRGEDAWPLPSTRWTKLYLDTAGPSLRTEAAASGGTADFAALGDGVEFSTPPLTEQTEITGPLAAKLFVSSSTTDADLFLVVRVFSPDDEEVVFQGALDPHTPVAQGWLRASHRRLDPGLSTAYRPYHPHEAAEPLEPGTVYELDIEILPTCLVVPAGYRIALQVRGKDYVHPGPSARLSNLKNDLTGCGPFLHNDNRDRVAGTYDGHTTVHTGGAHASYLLLPVIPER, from the coding sequence ATGCCCGACGACGGCGGCACCCAGCCGTTCCGGACCGAGATCACCGCAGGCATGCGCGTCGAGTGGGACGTGCCCGTCACGATGGACGACGGAGTCGTGCTGCGCGCGGACGTGTTCCGTCCGGTGACCGGTGAACCGGTGCCGGTGATCATGACGTACGGGCCGTACGCGAAGGGACTGCCCTTCGAGCGCGGCTACCCCAGCGCGTGGGAGGCCATGGCGCGGGACCACCCCGACACCGTGGCCGGCACCTCCAACACGTATCAGAACTGGGAAGTGGTCGACCCGGAGAAGTGGGTGCCGCACGGCTACGCCTGCGTGCGCATCGACTCGCGCGGCACCGGCCGCTCCCCCGGCCGCGTCGATCCCTTCTCGCCGCGCGAGACCCAGGACTTCCACGACTGCGTCGAGTGGGCGGGCACCCGCGACTGGAGCAACGGGCGCGTCGGCCTCAACGGCATCTCCTACTACGCGATCAACCAGTGGCAGGTCGCGTCGCGGCGGCCTCCCCACCTGGCGGCGATCTGCCCGTGGGAGGGCGCGTCCGACTTCTACCGCGACGGCTCGTACCAGGGAGGCATCCGCTCCACCTTCTGGGAGCACTGGTACGACATGCAGGTGAAGACCGTCCAGTACGGTGTCGGCGAGACCGGCGGCCGCAACCCGAACACCGGCCAGCTCATCTGCGGCGACGAAGCGCTCACCCCGGCCGAACTGGCCGCGAACCGCACCGACCTCGGCGCGGACATCGCCGCGCACCCCTTCTACGACGCGTACCACCGGGAACGGTCGGCCGACTGGGACGCCATCGAGGTCCCGGTCCTCAGCTGTGGCAACTGGGGCGGCCAGGGCCTGCATCTGCGCGGCAACGTGGAGGGCTTCGTACGGGCGGCGTCCGGCGCGAAGTGGCTGGAGATGCACGGCCACGCACACTGGCCGCTGTTCTACACCGACTACGGCGTCGATCTCCAGAGGCGTTTCTTCGACCGCTATCTCAAGGACGAGGCCAACGGCTGGGAGGACCGCCCGGCGGTGCAGTTGCAGATCCGGCACGTCGACGCGACCTTCACACCGCGCGGCGAGGACGCCTGGCCGCTGCCGTCCACCCGGTGGACGAAGCTCTATCTGGACACCGCGGGACCGTCCCTCCGCACGGAGGCCGCCGCGTCCGGCGGCACGGCGGACTTCGCCGCACTCGGTGACGGAGTGGAGTTCAGCACCCCGCCGCTCACCGAACAGACCGAGATCACCGGCCCGTTGGCGGCGAAACTGTTCGTCTCCTCCAGCACCACCGACGCCGACCTGTTCCTTGTCGTGCGGGTCTTCTCACCGGACGACGAGGAGGTCGTCTTCCAGGGCGCGCTCGACCCGCACACTCCCGTCGCCCAGGGCTGGCTGCGCGCGTCACACCGACGCCTCGACCCCGGACTGTCCACCGCCTACCGCCCGTACCACCCGCACGAGGCCGCCGAGCCCCTGGAGCCGGGGACGGTGTACGAACTCGACATCGAGATCCTGCCGACCTGCCTGGTCGTTCCGGCCGGCTACCGGATCGCGCTCCAGGTACGGGGCAAGGACTACGTCCACCCGGGCCCCAGCGCCCGGCTGTCCAACCTCAAGAACGACCTCACCGGCTGCGGGCCGTTCCTGCACAACGACAACCGCGACCGGGTGGCGGGGACGTACGACGGACACACCACCGTCCACACGGGCGGCGCACACGCCTCGTACCTGCTGCTCCCCGTCATCCCGGAGAGGTGA
- a CDS encoding 4-hydroxy-3-methylbut-2-enyl diphosphate reductase, with product MVHNKHVVRTLRDKGAVFVERTDEVPEGAVVLLSAHGVAPTVHAEAAARNLATIDATCPLVTKVHREAVRYAREDYDILLIGHEGHEEVIGTSGEAPDHITVVDGPDDVGNLSVRDESKVVWLSQTTLSVDETMETVDALKTRFPHLTSPPSDDICYATQNRQIAVKKLAEDAELVIVVGSKNSSNSVRMVEVALDAGAPAAHLVDFAHEIDEAWLEGVTTVGLTSGASAPDVLVDGVLDWLAERGYDDVTTVTTADESITFALPHELRRDLR from the coding sequence ATCGTGCACAACAAACACGTCGTGCGGACCTTGCGGGACAAGGGCGCCGTCTTCGTGGAACGTACGGACGAGGTCCCCGAGGGAGCCGTCGTCCTGCTCTCCGCCCACGGCGTCGCCCCGACCGTCCACGCCGAAGCCGCCGCGCGCAACCTCGCGACCATCGACGCGACCTGCCCGCTGGTCACCAAGGTCCACCGGGAAGCCGTCCGGTACGCGCGGGAGGACTACGACATCCTCCTGATCGGCCACGAAGGACACGAAGAGGTCATCGGCACCAGCGGCGAGGCCCCCGACCACATCACCGTGGTCGACGGCCCGGACGACGTCGGGAACCTCTCCGTACGCGACGAGTCCAAAGTCGTCTGGCTCTCCCAGACCACCCTCTCCGTCGACGAGACCATGGAAACCGTCGACGCCCTCAAGACACGCTTCCCGCACCTGACCTCCCCGCCCAGCGACGACATCTGCTACGCCACGCAGAACCGCCAGATCGCGGTGAAAAAACTCGCCGAGGACGCCGAACTCGTCATCGTCGTCGGATCCAAGAACTCCTCCAACTCCGTCCGCATGGTCGAGGTCGCCCTCGACGCCGGCGCGCCCGCCGCCCATCTGGTCGACTTCGCCCACGAGATCGACGAAGCCTGGCTGGAAGGCGTCACCACGGTGGGGCTGACCTCCGGCGCCTCCGCCCCCGACGTCCTGGTCGACGGCGTACTGGACTGGCTCGCCGAGCGCGGTTACGACGACGTCACCACGGTGACGACCGCCGACGAGTCCATCACCTTCGCCCTCCCCCACGAGCTGCGTCGCGATCTGCGATGA
- a CDS encoding glycoside hydrolase family 6 protein — protein sequence MRKMMRTLAVSAFACLLLPFGTGQADARALADPIGMTSGFYVDPHSNPAAWVAANPGDGRAPAIRDNIASRPMARWFGAWSGDIGAAVGSYVGAADAADKLPVLIAYNIPGRDACGGHSGGGAGSPAAYRTWISAFASAIGGRPALVVIEPDSLGDFSCMSQQQINERNGMLRDALGQFSAHAPNTWTYLDAGNPGWIDAGTMARALDGAGARQAHGFASNISNYYGNGRNISYGNAVNSALSASYGYTKPFVIDTSRNGNDSNGEWCNPAGRRIGAAAQTGGGAEMLLWLKTPGDSDGNCGVGGGSAAGQFLPEVAYKLIFGY from the coding sequence ATGAGAAAAATGATGCGTACGCTCGCCGTGTCGGCATTCGCGTGCCTGCTCCTGCCCTTCGGCACCGGGCAGGCCGACGCCCGCGCCCTGGCCGATCCGATCGGCATGACCAGCGGGTTCTACGTGGACCCGCACTCGAATCCGGCCGCGTGGGTCGCGGCGAACCCCGGCGACGGACGGGCGCCCGCGATCCGGGACAACATCGCCTCGCGCCCCATGGCCCGGTGGTTCGGTGCCTGGAGCGGTGACATCGGGGCCGCGGTGGGCTCCTACGTCGGAGCCGCCGACGCCGCCGACAAGCTTCCCGTCCTGATCGCCTACAACATCCCCGGCCGCGACGCGTGCGGCGGCCACTCCGGCGGCGGGGCGGGTTCCCCGGCGGCGTACCGGACCTGGATATCCGCCTTCGCCTCGGCCATCGGCGGGCGGCCGGCGCTGGTGGTGATCGAGCCCGACTCCCTCGGTGACTTCAGCTGCATGTCCCAGCAGCAGATCAACGAGCGCAACGGCATGCTCAGGGACGCCCTGGGGCAGTTCTCCGCGCACGCGCCGAACACGTGGACGTACCTGGACGCCGGAAACCCCGGCTGGATCGACGCGGGCACCATGGCCCGCGCTCTCGACGGCGCCGGGGCGCGACAGGCCCACGGCTTCGCGTCGAACATCTCCAACTACTACGGCAACGGACGGAACATCAGCTACGGCAACGCCGTCAACTCGGCGCTGTCGGCGTCCTACGGCTACACGAAGCCCTTTGTCATCGACACCAGCCGCAACGGGAACGATTCGAACGGCGAGTGGTGCAACCCCGCGGGGCGGAGGATCGGGGCCGCCGCCCAGACCGGCGGCGGAGCCGAGATGCTGCTGTGGCTGAAGACCCCCGGTGACTCCGACGGCAACTGCGGCGTCGGCGGGGGGTCCGCGGCGGGTCAGTTCCTCCCCGAAGTCGCGTACAAGTTGATCTTCGGATACTGA
- a CDS encoding SigE family RNA polymerase sigma factor, translating to MDLATEWRLQAGPGEATGAARSDFHDFVAARSAALFRGAFVLTGNREAAEDLVQETLERACRKWRTIAAKDAPDAYVRRIMVNLANDRWRRFRRTVPYGDLGDPAAPGDEYGRVDSRDQLVRALQLLPMRTRTVVVLRYFHDLSDAQIAADLGIRPGTVRSQLARGIEHLRSRFPAFSGPSPEQPPEGTR from the coding sequence ATGGATCTGGCAACGGAGTGGAGACTCCAGGCCGGCCCGGGTGAAGCCACCGGGGCGGCGCGGAGCGACTTCCACGATTTTGTCGCCGCCCGGTCGGCCGCGCTGTTCCGGGGCGCTTTTGTCCTGACGGGGAACAGGGAGGCGGCGGAGGACCTGGTGCAGGAAACACTGGAGCGTGCGTGCCGCAAGTGGCGCACGATCGCCGCGAAGGACGCCCCGGACGCCTATGTGCGGCGGATCATGGTGAACCTCGCGAACGACAGATGGCGACGATTCCGCCGTACGGTTCCGTACGGCGACCTCGGTGACCCGGCGGCTCCCGGGGACGAGTACGGGCGGGTGGACAGCAGAGACCAACTCGTGCGCGCCCTCCAGCTGTTGCCGATGCGGACGCGGACGGTCGTGGTGCTGCGGTACTTCCACGATCTGTCCGACGCGCAGATCGCGGCCGACCTGGGCATCCGGCCCGGCACCGTACGTTCCCAACTCGCCCGGGGGATCGAACACCTCAGGAGCCGGTTCCCCGCATTCTCCGGCCCCTCACCGGAGCAGCCCCCGGAAGGAACCCGATGA